From the genome of Ciona intestinalis chromosome 4, KH, whole genome shotgun sequence:
TAGaatggaaaagatgggacaccttttcattctattttctcaactcatttggtagtaaacaaagaacattaaaagaattataaaactgtatccccacgactcccacatactgttgttatttgtttaaacatgatcagaatatttggatattatgagctaaaagccccatcttcccccaccccactatatatatagtttatttctAGTAGTTAAATTTAACCTTAGGTTTAATTATGCTAGCTAAAAAAGTCAGACTTTTAGTACAAGGCAGCTTTGGTTTCTAgcttctatttatttttaaggaatcattaaaattaaaaaaaaaattgtcagcATTATAGAAAATTTGTCAttataagaatatttaaaaaaaaagtttgttttaccGTCTGCTTGTGTAATGGCTTCAGTAATTAGCACAGGTAATGAGGACGGGTAAGATTCAATGTTATGGTGAGTGGCATTGAATACAGAAGTCACAGTTGGGGATGATGATGATATAAGAGAAGTGCTCCCAACAGCTGGACTCCTACAATAGAAATGGAAAGTGAAACTTTCACTATAGagtcaataaaatataaatatatgtatatagggAAAGTGAATTAATGTAACAGGCTTTATTCTCGCTTGGCCAGTAAATGACGAAATTGTTTTGTGCCCAAAGAAACATACGCCCAGAATGTTAAAGCGAGtggccttgaacccattgaTTGGTTGAAGGTGCTAACTGCTGTGCCGCAGCACCGAAAGTGAAGTTCAAATCTCTCAAAGTATACAACTGGGCAAGTATAATTTGATAGGTAATGCACAAAGTCAGCACACAGTGCATTTGTGTCTTAGAAATGCATCTTTAAACACATATGTCTGGCACAGTGGTTGGTGTGCTCGCCTCTAGCCCAGAGGTTACCATTTAAGTATGGGCGCTGCTTACCATTGTGGAAGTTTGGGACATTAGACCagacacttaaaggcaatGGTCAGCCCAGTGTTCTGTTATGGTCGCTAAAccacacttaacagcaattgctccaacccagtggtcactaatgggttgtccaaattatcagcaatatgtaaaaaatgaaaagattaaaaaaaatcacccacaaagtaacatacatggtaactcgtgagctggcacaaggtgcacGCCcatcgttttccggccaggcgaagataaggtaagttacattcattatactATCAACCACGTgctaaaactttaataaaaaaaaagaacaactaaaaaaaaagaacaacaCAAAAAAGATTTACCTACTAAGTTATCTGGTaacccaaaaaaattatgtcaacttatgagttactaaaatacctttgtgggtgaaaACAGGACGTCCTGCTCATGCTACGATaccataatataaataaaaattgtacaaaTAGGAAAAACTGCACAAATTTAATGAGTAAATCCCAAAATACCTTCCGGCAAAAGATTTTCGTAGCAAAGATGCTCTGGAGGTTCCTGATGTCCTCAGGGATGAGTTGAGACGGGGAGTTGTGTTTAATGATATGTTGGATCTTCTTCCACTTGAAGATGGCCCAGTTCTCTTTCTGCTTGGAGTGAACATTTTGCTTACTTTTTTTCAAGACAAAACTGGTATCTTGAAAGGTGATAAATTCAGGGGAAAATTTccttgaaaaaaattaaagcttgaaaatatagaaatgAAAGCTATTTTTGTTAGAAAAGtccaaaaatatcatttttatgcCCAAGAAAATTCGATTTTAGCATAAAAAGTCATGAGCTGGACTTCCTAACaatagcaaaaaaataacGAATTAAGGGTAACGGGGAAATTTATTGGAAGTataggacacattttttgttaatgtaaataaatgtttgacTTTAAACAATAGGTCCAGGAATGATGGTAATATTCCAAATCTTTGAGAAGGGTTAAAGACCAAGACtattcagtttattttttaacacattCCGCATTTTGAAAGCATTCAATAATTTCTTCCTTTGATGGAAATTTCAATTTTCGTGGTGGCCCCTTTTTGACACCAGACCAAATTACAGTTTCAATAccatcttttacaatggaaacTTCAAAAGATTTGCTTCTTGGTTTTGTTGGGTTAATAGAACTCGACAAATTTGGTTCCACTGTCTGCAATGCATCTAACACTAGCTGTGCATTGCGACCATATACCCGTCAGGACTTGCAGTGTTCTATTTTCAGTTGTACCATGTcttcttttttagttttagcaTACGGTTCGTCGTTTACTTGGTCCACTTTTTCCGGTTTTACATTTTCAGACACGGAGATTTCGCCAGCAATTTCAGCTTCGGCAGCTGCACTTTTGCGTTTTCTAGCTTTTCTCGCCATCTTATAAGCAAGTTTACAATACAATTGAATTTATATAAAGCGCTGGCTAACACCACGTTGACAACAAACCAATGCAAATTTTTGCatgaaatgaaattttacAGGGTTATTCCCCTTTGGCGCGAAAATTGGCTTTGAATCACGGTATAGAGATcttaaaaagtcaaaatttaCATCGATGAATTCGGACGtgtatttttctttgtttgccaTTATgtagcaataataaaaaagctaTACTGTATTCGAGTGTATTGGGTAACTGCCATAACCGGGAAGACGTTTTTAGagttttaaacacattgtTTTTATCCGTATACTGCAAAAAGGAACTTGGTAATTCATCTTACATGTTATCAAATCTTCCGATCGATTTAAAACTTCCTTCGATtgaataatgaaaataaagacCACTTACCGGTATTTGAACAAACTGCTGGGCTATAGCCGGgtttttactgattaatgtaaAAGACACGCTATATGAAAAATCGTTCGGCGTCCtacatattgtttatttataagaCGTGTCTATGGTTTAAAAGTAGGAACTTGAATTCAACgataaaaatactgaaaaaatatataaaaagtgatttttaGGTGCGAAAAACACGCTTATGTCATGATAGTTTAAATACACTGCATACTGTTGTTGTGCATATATACTTTTGGGGCGAGAATATCTTGGTTTAAAACGTATTTTCTAACGAAAAATTGGTTTAACGTTTTAGCTTTATACACTGTTATGTGGACAATTCCATATACGGTATGTCTCTCACGCATCATTCTTTTGATCCTATAGGTCTCGATTACATGTGACTGGGTGGCAACagcacagtttaaaaataaacaattacctGATATTGGGTACTGCGACGGCTAGGCGCATGGGAAATGGTGGTCAAATTACAAATGAAGGTATAGAACATATATGACTGCTGGAGCACTTTTCGACGCCCGACAGGTTTCTATCCGGTCGTCTTCTATGTCTGGGCGCTATCCAATGGACAATAACAGAACTACTGCTGGTTTCAATGCTTGGGGTCATGAGAAAGGCACACGCGGCGGGATTTTAATTACTTTCTAATCAGGGTCGGCATTCCAGAGACGACACATACCGCGAGGGTAGGTTTACATTCTCTTGTCGACATCAAAGCGACGACAAGAAGGCTGGACCTCCCGAAACCGCATCTAGGAATTTCAGCCACGGCTCGTGTTACGGGGCGTGGGAATAATATGCTCGATATTACAAGCATATCTTTTATAATGTCGAACCTAATCCTTAAGCAGCTTCATAAACACTGCGCATATAACAACTCTATGTCTGTCTCGAATACTCATGTCGCCTGAGATATTGGGTGACCATCTCCGGTATATAATCAGGGTATGTTTATGTTGAGGGTTAGAAGCACTGACGTGTTAATACAGAATGTGTATATGTTGCAGTGCTGGTATTATACACCAATATTAAGTATTTGCTCTTGTTATATGAAAGCGTAACTATAATTGGTTTGATAGGAAAGTTAAAGATAGATTTTAAAAGCAGTTATTGTTGTGATAATATAATTTCAGTTCTTACGGGTTAAATGAGTGCGCTACTACGAGCATAGAAGGTGAGTAGGCGGCTCATCTCTAGTGATTAAAGCACGGTCAGTTTGCAGGCGCCACTTTTGCCTCCGCAACTCATAGATCAACTTGCTCGTTTGCCCTAACTTTCGCATTAATCGCTGTTTAATGACGCTCCAGGTCGTATTTTAATAACCCGTTGACACGTCACGGCCGTGGACGGCCGCGGCGACCACGAGTCAAGGGTCAAGTCGCGCACCGTTCAACTAATGGCGAATCTCACGGAAGCGAACCTGGTTGAACCCCCGTCGCAATAGCAAAACATAGCAATCCGTTCTATGTCGTATAACAGTTATAATTTTACGGTATAGCGATACGGGCCTCTTGTTGAAGATTACTGTAACTTAACACTCGTGTCAAACCTGGATTATCGTTAGTCGTGAAGATCTCTTAAATTTCTTTGATTgcatataaaattatatatatagttatgcCGCTGTAGAATGCTCAAATAAAATTTCTAATCAATTAGCGATCAAATGTTCAATGTCACATTTGTGACTATAGCAGTAACAAGTCCAAAGTTAGATTTTTACGTTTTACCAAATACTAACATGACAGGATTTacgtttaaattattttagctAATgctaaaacgttttttatcATGTATAAAAAATGAGCGAGTGGACATGAATTTTAAACCTTCAACGCGCTGCAATGCGATGGCGATACAAGGACACGTATCAAAACCTACCTTAGGGCAAGCTTCCACGTTGCTGGGACGAACTTGAACGACCTCAACTGACCGATCGCCAGCCGTCCACTCATCGACGATAATATCACGTTCTTTTACCACCGACGAATTTTGTGTTCATTTTCGCTGTTCATGCTCGGACTGAACGCTGTTACAATTTTGAGGATTTCAGATGCACAGAAGAGACCAGAGCAGTGCATGGTAGGCAGAGGCAGCGATGACCACATAGCAATACATAGAGGTTAGGGTAATAGGAACAGTTTGCTGTATTGCATAATCGGCCATGAGGAGTTAGAGTGAAAGGAAAAGAAGGTTAAGAAGGGGAATTTACCGATTTGCAAATTCCTAAGGCTTTTCAGATATCCGCGGCAACATTAGTGGAAGTTATAGGGCGACTACTTCGATTGACGGGTGATACGACTTCGGGAGAACACGAGCGACACGctgtcaatttaaaaatgaattttgaGCACGCCCTGCGCTCGACTGGCGGGGAATCGCGCGAGGAATTCGAAATGGAAACTTGATTACCTGGGCCTCACAGCCATCGTGTTGTAGCAGTCAGTTATTATTTCCGCTGACAAGCAATTGTGATCTCCGTTTAAAGCGAAAACGTTCGCCAAGATTCTGGACTGATGTGTGGTGGCACCTTTGCGGACGCCCAGTTCACGATTATAAATCAAGCCGTACAGCACAATGCACCAGAAAGGGTCTGTTAAAATCGAACTGATGTTCAGGTAAAAATATACGGTCAGTTGTATGGCAGTATGTTGTGCGTATAACGGGGagttaacaaagttttaattgGGGGTGATCGCAAAGTTTATAAGCGCATAGATGAGAACTTCCGTTAGTTTCTGCGGAAATACGTACATTAGAGTCAGTGAAAGGCTTAGACATCCGTATATGCTAAAGGCTGACGCACATTAGGTGATTAGCAGGTTTACGTTAAAACAATTGTACCAATGTTTTTGCATTGCATGTcgtttaaaagcaaaaatacaTATGCATGGATACATCAGTGGCCGCTTTTCAGATTTTAGTTTAcgaaaactgttttaattggGATTTCAATCTGATAcggtaaaaactgtttttggtTGGTGCTTGCAAAATGGCCGACGTGATCCCGACTCTAAAGTCTCCTGAGAGGACAACCATTGTTCAAAATCTGGCTGATCTCCTAGCACGGGATGCAGCGGTCGTTTCCTCTTCGGACGACGTCAGTGAAAACGAAATACTTAAGGAAGACGGGGTGCCCGAAATGCACGGGGCGTCTATTTATTCCGGTAAGCGACCTATAGGCCTATAGACCTGTGTGCGTCTTTGGGTAATTTCCTCTCGGATGGAAGACCAAACCGCCTTTATAATTTACAGCCTGAAACTTTTCTCGGTATTTTAGAGAGACCGCGAACAGATCACCAGGATAGAATGGAGGAGGATCAACCGTTTGATCTTAGCACGCGACGAACCTCAGCGTCGGACATTTTGCCAAGAGAAGGTAATTAAAACTCAAtacatttcaaaaatataacacTTTGTACTATACAACTGTATTGTAACTTTACATAAAAATTGTGAAAGGAATTggcagttttgttttttacatttttgtgtttttttttcatatgtAATCATTGCTCCAATAATGCTGCgcacaaataatattttaaaatattccaacGAGGTCCCcccttttaaaactaaacccTCATTTACGTTAAGTTGTTTCTTAACAGGGAAACCGACAACCGGACCTGATCCGAGTGAAACCGACGTCTCAAACGATGAACACTACGAAGCAAATACGAAGAAAGGCGAATTTAGTCGTTACCTTAACGGCATGATGTTAAGTCTAAACGACTTGCGTCTCCGATGCCTTCTATGCgatgttatatttaaagtcCAAAACGAGGTAGGGTTTTAGTGGTCTTCAGTAAAGGATACACTTATAATTACGGACGCTCGGGCTATGCGACCGGGGTCTATATGCACAACCTTTTATCATACATGAATAACTCCTGGGATCAAGAAcattgatatagtagggtgggagaagacaccttttcattctattttctcgacccatttagtaaaaaacaaaaaatattaaaacaattataaaaccgcattcctacgactcccatagaccgttggtaaatgtttaagacgatcaggatattaaaatattaaatgctaAAGGTGACTCGTCTTCCCCCTATATTGTGTATAACGGCAATGATGATAAAGAGTTTTAACATACGGTCGGTCCTATACGCTCATATATGTTTAGTCGCTGCATATGAGTTTCCTGCGATAGGAGTCAGTATAGAAATCATCCAAAGCAAGACGGTAATGGTTTTTGGATATCCTGGATCGACAACacattgttattgtttagAGTGATTCCCATTATAGGCTAAAAGCCGCGGCgggtttatttattaactatTCACTTTTGTGTAAACTCCGATTTTTCAAGGTTTAGTTTCAGCTCAATTAGTGGAAGCCGCatataacaaattataaacGTCCTATGATGTGCTTTGGTCTACGCACAATAAAAAGCGTGAAACTACACGGTGATATGCCAATCTCTGGTCTTCCGTAAAAATTATGGgcaaatttgaaaataaaatgtctggtgtttttttctgtgaaaAGGCAAGGACAGCGTTAGGGTAAAGTTAAGTATGGGATGCCGTGAGCTCCGATTCGCCACTTGACGGGTGAACAAGCAATACACGCCGGTGCAAGAACAGCTTAATGATCTCCGAGCGGGTTCTAGAATTCGACGCGCACACGGTTGATTACGTCTAACAGGATGCGCCCGCCAGTGAAACAACTTGAGCCGTCCATCGACGCCGATTGCATTTGAGTGCGTGTTTGATAAAGCTCaccatttctttttttcagaCGTTCCACGCCCATAAGGCAGTAATGGCGTCTTGTAGTGAGTTCTGTAGGAAGAAATTTCTGCCCTTGTTGTACTCCCAAGACCACCGCGATTCGGTAAGTGGCATAATAAAGCCTAAACATACTTTTATCATAGCCATGCTTTGCCCCGTTGCTGCTTGATTTGCATATTGAGTGGTTACTCTTGGTATTATACGCAATAAACCCTTTGTATATGCACATATACATAACTTATCAGCTTGTACATATGTATTGGTTTGTACGACAATgcaagtaataataataatacacgATGATTAGCAGGTATAACGTTGGAAAGCTGAGCAATACTGCCCGCAGGATAAATTCATATATTTAGCAACGACGGCTGCTCGCTCTCAAACGGCCAATTGAGTTCAAACCGAAAGCAGATTAGGCGAGCGCACATTTCTCTCCATTAATATTCAGTTGCTATTAAACAGTAACAGCAGTTTAACATGTGGAGGCATTAAAACCCTTTACTAAATTAACTCAAAGCGCACCTGCGCCGTGGTCCGTGTgaatttcataaaataaacgaaaactGATACCAACGCAATGAGATGTTTTTACCACCACAAAAAGCTACAAGTGGGCACAAAGTGGATTGCAAAAATTTCGACTAGCTGCCATTGAGTTTCCCGTAACTCGGTGTGGGCCAGTGCGGCAAACAGGATATAAACGCGATTAGCTTGTGTTTAACCTGAAATTACAAGACACTAAAAGAGAAATGTTTGCAATTGCATTCGAACCCGTGTGGGTTGCTGTTGTGCTTTGCTTTCACTGCCGTTTTCCTTCCATTACAAAGGCATTTTTCGTAACTCAATAGCGCTTCCATCCAAATTCCACGCATTTCGTCTGTCAACCAACTACCATCCAGGTTGGTAACGGCTAGGTAACGGTAAGCGTGTTATATGCAAACTTTGAGGCCTTAAAGTCGCGTCAGTACTCTGGTATAATATTCGCGCCGTCTAACTATTggatatataataataataactttatttgtctcttcgattacggtagcgaagatttaaaaatattttaaacaaaaagacgggatatagcgacaaaacaacagttgttaaaacacccttacagttaaaagtatatttacatttagttggaagaaaataagcgtggctGCTACAGTTAGCACATGATAGGTGTGAAAATATCAACGGTTAAAGTAGAGAATGTGCAAAGGTGTCGGTACATATATACCTATTCTGCTGCCGCTTGGTATAAACCTTTTACATTGCTTCAACAGGAGATTTTGACACTGGAAATTCACAATGTATCTGTCCTTGGTTTCCGACTGCTACTAGATTTCATATACACCGGGCAACTGGACATAAACGATGTCACAGCCTCCCATATCGCACAAGCCGCTGCCACCATGGAAATGACAGAGATTGCTGACATTGTGGAAAAGCATGCAAGGTATACTGTTATAAAATAGGGTGGCGGCGACAATAAGATTTTTTAGCGCTTTTTTCATTTCGTGATATCTATAAAggcatatttaaatatatataaaagcaatttaGTCTATAATgaaagttttcaatttttaaggGGTTCAATGAACAATTACCTTTCGAACTCAGATGGATCACCGTCAAAGCGAAGTGGTAAGTCGAGTGAATTAGATGTAAAAGAAATCGCTGTAAATAATGTAATacatagcagggtggggggagatgagacacctttagcacatgatatacaaatatcctgattgtgttttaagcaattaacaacggtatatcgGGGTCGTAAGggaccgttttataattctttgaatgttgctTGTTtggtaccaaatgggacgagaaatagaatgaaaaggtgtcccatcttctcccactctaaaCTATATATTTGATCCCACAGAGCTCCACGCACGGTCGTTGCCTTTGCAGGGAACTTCATATTCGCAATCGCTAGATCTTTCGGTAAAGGTAAATGATTGCTGAATATTTGTAAAGCTTGCATTTTGACTTTCTGGCAgtttatttgtgttgtttttagcCGCATTGCAAGAAACGTACAAGCTGGAACGGAATGGACTCAGAGAGTAAAGAGAACCACTGTAAACCACGTCGATCATCGGGTCAGTTGCgcttttatttacattgttcGAAatcggcgccgtggcacagcAATGGCTTGCCCGCCTGCCTCTTTAGCTCTCGGCTTGTGGGTTATACTATTTTACTAGAATGCGGGCAccagttgtatgaaacaaaacacctctGTTTCACCACCAAGTTgcccaccacgcgaggataaataggttacatgaagacattcatttattaaatcaaatgATCAAAATGCATGAAGTAACTGTAAGTGGTGCAAATTTACCAAGACATACAATCCTCaagttttaaagaatattGCAATCACTTTTTAGATTCAGCGAGGTCAGTTCGCACACAAGAAATTGAACGGGTACCTGCAGTAGACCCAAGGTCCCCGGAGCGTGGGAATCCAGAAATATTTAACCTTAGAAGCGGAAACGGAATCATAAACCAAGGTGCTCATAAAACAACCAGAATATGCCAttagatatttgaataaaattatttagcgGTAATTTCGGTATGAACTTTGTATTTTGTGCTTTGACAGCCAAACAGTTAAGCGAACAAAATGAACAGACATTTTCTTGCGACGATTCGCATACTCAACACTGGAAGAAGAAGTATCACTATCTCGAGCATGAAAACCAGCGCAATGAACGTAAAGAGCATGGCAGTAAAGGTAGCTAACTGATTATATGAATAGCGGTTATACCTTAGTAATGTTAAATAATACtcgataaaataaataaattgttaaatacagCTCATACCCCCATATATAGTACTCGATATATaacagggtggggtaagatggaacatgctttcattctactttattactagcggtatcccatcttactccgtATTAATATAACCATTTACTAATTGTTCCACAGGCGTATACGAACAAACGAGGTATCCTACAAAAGAAGAATCACAATACCAACAGTCGTTGCTTCATTATAGCAAGGACAATTCGCCTAATGCTCTCGCACCTCAAATGGGCAGCGGCCGATCGCCACAACAAGAATACCAGTTCCGACTTCAATTCAATCGACTGTTTAACTGGATGCCGCCGTTAAGTGGTGGGGAAAATCTACTGGCGCAAAGGGTGTCGGCATTCATGCAGCCACAGTTGGCCAGTAAGCCGACGTTAGCGGTGAGTGATGCACTTTTTGTACAGATAACTTCAAAGTTCTAAGTTGCATTGCACAGTTCATTCCGCCATGCTCACAAATGTATACGGTAACACACTCTGTTTCTACAAATTTCGCTAAAAATGAACAAAGTCGCCTTTTCCATTGCTCTATCCTATAGTCTAGACTCTAGTCCATGTATATCCACATTCCAATTTCGCATACCAATTTACCACAGAGGCTCTATACCGTATAAACACACAGTTTTTCTTTCATAGACTGAAGACCATTTATGGAGCAGTGaataccatttttttctgtttttgaaaaataaaaaacggCAAAAACTCTTGATGTTACTATCTATAACTAAACCCCAATTTCAGCAAACTCAGTGGGCGAACTTTCTGCGGAAACAGCCGAACAACTACCAAATTCCGATGAGTTTTCGACCAGACGTTCTTCCTTTTCAACCAAACTTTCTTTTCCCCCGTGTGGACGGTACAGATAATCGAAATGGTTGGCGCGTGCCTTTCGTCCCACCTCCGGCACTAAGTGTGATAAACAACCAATACCAACAGTCTACCGCCACAGGGACAAGACTAAGGTGTGCTTTTATATCCGAAAAGAAACGCACTTTTTTTCCCGCCGTAAACAGTTTAACGTTAAcaaattgaatttattttgtttctcgATCTATCTGAGCAGCACACACCTTTAGAATTTTCGCACATTTGAACAGTATAATTTCTGCCATATACATTTCAAAATTTCTTGCTCTATTTAATAGCTATCTTAGAAAAATAGAGGTGAAAGGCAACTACCGTGTTTAAACActccattttaaaataccCAAACAGCAGAATCGGTAAAAATTAGGtaatgaacatttaaagaattatataaccgtagccgtGTTAAAGGCATATATTAGAAAACATGGGATCGAATATGCTTACGGCATctattttacctaaaaatataaaaatcaacaGATCGCAAAGCTCAACCAACACTGAAGAGCCGATGAACGTCGATACCACCTTACCTCCGAAATTGGAAACCAAACAGTCACCTATCTACATTAACAGTGAAAGGTACGACAATTGGTCAATCgtaaggtggggtaaaatgggacacgattttattctcttttctcgttccTTTTGGtggtgaacaaagaatatttacataatcaTTTACCTTAAacactctaaaagagcgttgttaattgttcaaaacacgatcgggaacCATAGGATTTTGGTGCTGTACCCCATCTTCATCtttcaaatatcttgatcgtgttttaaacaagtaacaacggtctatgggagtcgtgaagatacggttaggtatatttctttaaatgttttttgtttactacgaaatggggcgaaagaataaaacaaaacggtgtcccatcttttcccatcctTCTCTATAAGCTATCTTAgcagtaaatttaaaagatttttgtgtattttttagcAATGAGTCTCTCCCAAGTTTAGAATCGATGAATACGATGGAAGAACGGAGAAGTTCGGGAAGTGGAGAAGATAAATCAGATGACACGAAAAGCAAACCACCTTGTAACACAAGAGTTCGGGCGACAGGTGGTAGAAGtagattataaataaataaaatattattaacctTTATATGATTTAAATTGGACCTGTTAGTTTAGGTGTAATATATAGAAGGCAGCGCTTTGCCAACTAAGGTTAAATAGCATTCTCTTAAACCCTTACGATTACATAAATGGTAggctggggaagatgggacacctttagcacataatagtattcgaatatcctgatcgtgttttaaataattaccaacggtctagcGGATTCGATacggttttctaattctttgaattttctttgtttactataccaaaaggactagaaaatagattgaaatggtgtcccatcttcccccaccctactatacaacattttgtagttatttttatgaaacaataaaacattatcctatcttttaaattatcaggATCCAGTAAGCCGTACAAATGCGAGTTCTGCGACGCTGACTTTAATCG
Proteins encoded in this window:
- the selh gene encoding selenoprotein H; translation: MARKARKRKSAAAEAEIAGEISVSENVKPEKVDQVNDEPYAKTKKEDMVQLKIEHCKSURVYGRNAQLVLDALQTVEPNLSSSINPTKPRSKSFEVSIVKDGIETVIWSGVKKGPPRKLKFPSKEEIIECFQNAECVKK
- the LOC778553 gene encoding uncharacterized protein LOC778553 (The RefSeq protein has 5 substitutions compared to this genomic sequence), producing MADVIPTLKSPERTTIVQNLADLLARDAAVVSSSDDVSENEILKEDGVPEMHGASIYSERPRTDHQDRMEEDQPFDLSTRRSSASDILPTEGKPTTGPDPSETDVSNDEHYEANTKKGEFSRYLNGMMLSLNDLRLRCLLCDVIFKVQNETFHAHKAVMASCSEFCRKKFLPLLYSQDHRDSEILTLEIHNVSVLGFRLLLDFIYTGQLDINDVTASHIAQAAATMEMTEIADIVEKHARGSMNNYLSNSDGSPSKRSELHARSLPLQGTSYSQSLDLSVKPHCKKRTSWNGMDSESKENHCKPRRSSDSARSVRTQEIERVPAVDPRSPERGNPEIFNLRSGNGIINQAKQLSEQNEQTFSCDDSHTQHWKKKYHYLEHENQRNERKEHGSKGVYEQTRYPTKEESQYQQSLLHYSKDNSPNALAPQMGSGRSPQQEYQFRLQFNRLFNWMPPLSGGENLLAQRVSAFMQPQLASKPTLAQTQWANFLRKQPNNYQIPMSFRPDVLPFQPNFLFPRVDGTDNRNGWRVPFVPPPALSVINNQYQQSTATGTRLRSQSSTNTEEPMNVDTTLPPKLETKQSPIYINSESNESLPSLEPMNTMNERRSSGSGEDKSDDTKSKPPCNARVRATGSSKPYKCEFCDADFNRPANLKTHMRIHSGEKPFQCERCNARFVQVAHLRAHVLIHTGEKPYPCTVCGTKFRHLQTLKSHLRIHTGEKPYSCQECRVHFRHKSQLRLHLRQKHGIQTNTKKTYKQVPGLCSADICAHIRRAQEIARSQTKNSNNAPFMEQSSSCSEAIKQTEQHPKSFDNPGEKMRGLNTAFSH
- the LOC778553 gene encoding uncharacterized protein LOC778553 isoform X1 produces the protein MADVIPTLKSPERTTIVQNLADLLARDAAVVSSSDDVSENEILKEDGVPEMHGASIYSERPRTDHQDRMEEDQPFDLSTRRTSASDILPREGKPTTGPDPSETDVSNDEHYEANTKKGEFSRYLNGMMLSLNDLRLRCLLCDVIFKVQNETFHAHKAVMASCSEFCRKKFLPLLYSQDHRDSEILTLEIHNVSVLGFRLLLDFIYTGQLDINDVTASHIAQAAATMEMTEIADIVEKHARGSMNNYLSNSDGSPSKRSELHARSLPLQGTSYSQSLDLSVKPHCKKRTSWNGMDSESKENHCKPRRSSDSARSVRTQEIERVPAVDPRSPERGNPEIFNLRSGNGIINQAKQLSEQNEQTFSCDDSHTQHWKKKYHYLEHENQRNERKEHGSKGVYEQTRYPTKEESQYQQSLLHYSKDNSPNALAPQMGSGRSPQQEYQFRLQFNRLFNWMPPLSGGENLLAQRVSAFMQPQLASKPTLAQTQWANFLRKQPNNYQIPMSFRPDVLPFQPNFLFPRVDGTDNRNGWRVPFVPPPALSVINNQYQQSTATGTRLRSQSSTNTEEPMNVDTTLPPKLETKQSPIYINSESNESLPSLESMNTMEERRSSGSGEDKSDDTKSKPPCNTRVRATGSSKPYKCEFCDADFNRPANLKTHMRIHSGEKPFQCERCNARFVQVAHLRAHVLIHTGEKPYPCTVCGTKFRHLQTLKSHLRIHTGEKPYSCQECRVHFRHKSQLRLHLRQKHGIQTNTKKTYKQVPGLCSADICAHIRRAQEIARSQTKQNSNNAPFMEQSSSCSEAIKQTEQHPKSFDNPGEKMRGLNTAFSH
- the LOC778553 gene encoding uncharacterized protein LOC778553 isoform X2 is translated as MADVIPTLKSPERTTIVQNLADLLARDAAVVSSSDDVSENEILKEDGVPEMHGASIYSERPRTDHQDRMEEDQPFDLSTRRTSASDILPREGKPTTGPDPSETDVSNDEHYEANTKKGEFSRYLNGMMLSLNDLRLRCLLCDVIFKVQNETFHAHKAVMASCSEFCRKKFLPLLYSQDHRDSEILTLEIHNVSVLGFRLLLDFIYTGQLDINDVTASHIAQAAATMEMTEIADIVEKHARGSMNNYLSNSDGSPSKRSELHARSLPLQGTSYSQSLDLSVKPHCKKRTSWNGMDSESKENHCKPRRSSDSARSVRTQEIERVPAVDPRSPERGNPEIFNLRSGNGIINQGVYEQTRYPTKEESQYQQSLLHYSKDNSPNALAPQMGSGRSPQQEYQFRLQFNRLFNWMPPLSGGENLLAQRVSAFMQPQLASKPTLAQTQWANFLRKQPNNYQIPMSFRPDVLPFQPNFLFPRVDGTDNRNGWRVPFVPPPALSVINNQYQQSTATGTRLRSQSSTNTEEPMNVDTTLPPKLETKQSPIYINSESNESLPSLESMNTMEERRSSGSGEDKSDDTKSKPPCNTRVRATGSSKPYKCEFCDADFNRPANLKTHMRIHSGEKPFQCERCNARFVQVAHLRAHVLIHTGEKPYPCTVCGTKFRHLQTLKSHLRIHTGEKPYSCQECRVHFRHKSQLRLHLRQKHGIQTNTKKTYKQVPGLCSADICAHIRRAQEIARSQTKQNSNNAPFMEQSSSCSEAIKQTEQHPKSFDNPGEKMRGLNTAFSH